The Vicia villosa cultivar HV-30 ecotype Madison, WI unplaced genomic scaffold, Vvil1.0 ctg.000163F_1_1, whole genome shotgun sequence DNA window ttttagttatgatttttgtaggttttagccaattttggggaagtttggagcttgttttgagctttgcaagagagtgcctggcagaagtatgcgcgcgtcgcgctgggatgtgggcgcgtcgcgccctgggcaagatattttggagcttccaagcagagagttgcgcgcgtcgcgcgcatgggcggtttatagttttaagtgtattggcgcgaagcgcgctggagggcgcgacgcgccctggacagaattcagaaatgctatataaaggggttttcagatattttgtgttggttggttgatcttgagagctaaagaacacttgtgcactgtagcaaacaaagaatcgaagattggaagctttgatcgtcgattaatcgcctttgatgcttgttgatcttcatcctttacttcttgagcaagctaccattttcatggatagctaaatctcttttgtatcaagataagatgtaatcttcctagccttttgtaggtttttcttgtgaatatatgtgtatgaacaagtgatgatcaatatagatggtttagtttgtttattaaagctttttctttggtataagtgtttgagacatcaatgtttgtatctagacctaactaatcatctttcaaactataagttgcagacatggatttagagtttgacgtttactaagtatcggttcttaaaacgttatttgtattgtttaaacggtggagaaatcgtcggttaaacaatacggtaaatctaactatatcgttgcggacacggacgatataggtgtcgatacgtaattatattgatcgttagcaagttcataagcatctatttataaggaaacatacaaatttaggtcgatgaaatcgaatcttgatacattttctttaacttagaactttcattaatttactctttgctactaaaagaattgaatgatcttttgcaaacccaaatttaaagtaacattaactcaagacaaaataggctatagaacggcggtgatatcgcaataatccctgtggatacgataatagcgaaaagtacaccacaatactctttcaacatatccacgcctgtgtctaaaactatgggtgtgtaagcaaactgcactaacctggactaaaatgcatgcaaaatgtagggaaaagaaagaattgtgctcgcacgggccctaccctgctgcctacgtatctgttttgcagaatcagagctactgtagctcggctaactaatttttgtttgttttgtgttttttaggtgaacgagttacattcgcactccgctgctcgacctttggagtcttatgcttaggaatggagcggaaataacaagctcttaagaaaagaaaatcaaatattgtggtttgtgttttaaagaatgcatgaggaaaacctaaactaaggggagaaagcttgctacctatgttatcatacaaagggtacaagtctaagctacgctagcaacctatggggagaagcgaatgcaaacaagaatatcacacaaacgagtctcgctcgtaaagcaaacaaccTACTGGCGCAGGCCAagtagtagaaaagcggtcccgccatagccaaggggaacggatcacccaagtcaaccaagcattagacctcgcacaAAGCGATCGGGCCATACACAAGAGGAGCGAATCCCTCTCAGCAACAAAGTCGTCACAGATCTAAAAGGAAAACGGTgcatgcgtacaccgagcatcaacgtcggtcaacgtgagctataggaaatgcgggggttcgactccatgaaccctttacctgacatactcgataacaggatcttgtgctagttcagaagcaagcaacgcgtaacgtgcgcttactgaacggactcaatgagactgggcggggttgattgctaaccctttccgcatgccttccatgaggacttaacagagtgcctttaaaggtcttattacaccgtgactccctgccgcaaagcataaatataaacacaccaacaaaaacaaagcctctttcgagggcttggccagatgaattcCTAAATCCTACTTCTTATGTTATTGGATGATGCAAAAACGCGGTAAAGTacgagaaaagataaaatgaaacgggataaATACCAAACAGATTATGATCCGTAAACTGCAGCAGAATAAGAAAGAAAACCAGagatcccgcaagcgagctagcaaagcaatagcaaatagtcagcacaccgattagccatataAGCAAACAAGGGTCgacgtcgtgaaaataaatcacgcatCGACGTATGCAActagcataatcacaatacacctgtaagaggaacaagcaaaccaagcaagcagatataaagtaagagaaatgtgtctccaagatgagaacacgacacGAGTGAATGAAATTGtatcccgcaaataaagcggaacactcaagtaataagcgtcgatcggtgactatccaaaagccatgcacactagcacacaagttagagataacaaacatcgcaatcggaattgcgttggtGCTTTACACCGAAAAAGGATAACGGAATGAGAAATTTGACATTAACACACTTTTTAAACATAAATCGAGCGAAAGTAAGATAACAACCAGAAATAGCACTCAAATGTTAGTCAAATATGTACACAAGTATTATGGAAACCAAAGCAAGTATTTACAAGTCAAAAGGTACACCGAAACGGTAAAATCGGGTAAAAACGATAAAAACTAAACTTGTCGGAATTAAACAAAAATTTCATGGTAAGCTAAAAACGTGTCAAGGAACTCAAAAATGCAGTCGGAATTTATTAAATCGGCCCGAAGGCACGACTTCCGAAACGGGACAGTAGCAAAAACGGTAAAAAAAGTCGGCCGAAACCGAAAATAAACTGTACAAACAACTCCAAAAACATTAATTCATATGGAAAATATTATTCACATGCTCAAAAACTCTAAGTGAATCAATAGATATGACAAAAGGAAACAAAGCCGACACGACGCACGTAAGTAGCAAAACCGAGCCAAACGCAACAAATAGGCAAAACAGAAAAGTGCAGCACCTCAATAACAACTAGTAGCACAAGGAAACACCAATTCAACACTTAGAAACAAGTCACAACCAAAATCAACAAGTTCTATGTCAAAAGAAAACAATTAAATGTCAAATTTCATGAGTTGTGAAGATGGAAGTGTAGTGTAAAGGGAACAAGTGAAAATTCTGCATAATTGTGCTGCTAAAACAGTCCCATAAAAAAATGCTCCTAAAACACATATAAACTCAAGAGAAAGTATCACCACAATAGCACAAAGATAGCACATGTTTACAAGTAGAAATATGACACGAAAACATGGTTTCAAGTAGCAATTAGAGTATCAAACTTGCTGCATTTTATTGATAAAAAACCAGTCCCTAAAAAAGGCCTTAAAATCATTACTAAACTCAATACAAAGTTTCATATAAGTTGGCAAAAGATAACATGTACTTGTAAGTGAAATTTGGATATGGAACATAGTTTTAAAGTGGTAATAGCAACGCAAATGTAATCAAAATCAAACCAAGTTTAGAAACATTTTCATGTGGTAAATCAAACATCAACATAACATTGAAGTGCCAAACAAGTTTCAACCAAAACAAAATTTCTATAAcactctcaacatacatcaaaacAAGTGTATAACTTAAGCATCAACCAACACTTTTTTATGCAACATCTCAACAAATAGAATCATTAACAAATCAATATCAAGCATTGCCAAGCATTTTCCCTCAACAAAATCAACTCAAGTGCACAAAAAACACATTAACATAGTGCAAATAAACTTTCAGCATTGCTATTTTTAACAACATGATTCTCATTCACATTAGAATgtcaaaaacattaataaaatcacATAAACTTCCAGCACTATTCACATCATTGAAATGACATTAGAAACTCATAAAATCAACACTAAACCATAAGAAAATGTCAACAATTAACAACCACAACAATGCCTTTCAATCTTTCATCAATTATAGTCAAAAATCAACTCTCACACTCATTTTAACAAACATGTTATGTGCCAATTTTAAATTCATGAACAAACTcaacatatcatcaacatacaccatCACTATTTTTGTAAATTGAATCAAGTAAGCATTAAATCATCCTCCATTCAATTATTATCCATCAATTaacatcaatatcatcaacaatCAATTTTTATATTCAAGTAGCATATTAATTCACATTAACAAGCAACAAATACTAACATCAAACAAGAATTGAAGTGAATTACCAAGAATCAAATGAAGAGATCaagatcggatgaacacgaacacgacgcgaacacgacacgaacacgAACGCGAATCTGAGGGATCTAGGGAGGGAGTAAGGCGCGCAAGAGTGTGGAGAGAGAGGTCTTTGAACTTCAATTGATGATCAATGAGGGAATAAGATCTTCATCCTTGTCTTGATCTTGATGTGTTCATGAGACTTGATGAAGATTGTTGGAGATTTTTGAGTAATTtggtggttttgattcaagagaattgagagaaagtgtttttgatctttttgggagATTTTAAGTTAAGAGAGAAAATGAGGGAAAATGACTTATATAGTGTGAGtggtgaaatgtccaaaacgcccttaattatctcttttttgctCGTTTTCGAGGAAATGTGACTCGGCGCGAAGTTCAAAAATGGGACCAACGTCAactcgaagatgactaaatttgtgactcatagccgcgagaatcgtctcaatacGATAAGCAAtaaagaaattacgcgcgtttaaatgacgagaaacgtcgattcatctggcgcgactgtgcataatttttgtgagtaccgctcaagaAACTCGATAAAACCCCATCTTCGGTTTGAAatatgaacaagcatgtgtgacgaagaatcgaagctaacgaaatttccgagaaaatgccgttggaatggacttcatacgataaaaatcgaagaagttatgaattttcaaacttgtcgcgacatacccgaaaacacacttttcactgAAAAACATGACGCTCTCCAAAATGCTGGGCATTTTCGGTGCATAATTGGTCGATggcccgaacatatgaaatcttgagaATAATGGCACGGAGCTCTAGTTAAATTTTCGAGCGAATCTGACAAGCAGATCATGAGATACTAATTTTCTAAGGCCCGAaaacctacattcagcaccatttttcactgcgaACTCTCCAGTAATTTGCAAATTCGACCACATTCCTCACAAAATTGGTTTCTGAgccaaacacgaaagttgtagggaACGTCGAAACAGTCACGGCCTTGGGGAACCAAGCTCATAACACACTCCATCTAAGACTTATGAATTTCTTCGCATTATCACCGTATAAACCAATTTTTACGTCACATTTCCTTAaaaccatgaaaactctttaattTTCTTCCCTCTTCGAACggcgaaataaacgtctttgataatttatagctcaaataaagagggcaaattttggggtgcaacactcacACCCGCCCTAATGTGTGTTTTGTAGTTCAACACCTCAGTCAATTCGTGGCCAACCCTTTGATTCCACATTACCAAGCTGCTATTCGCATTCTGAGATACCTGAAGGGTGCTCATGCGCATGGTATTTTTCTTTCTAGAAACAGTTCCTTGACACTTAATGGTTTTGCAGATTCTGACTGGGCCCATTGTCCCGATACTAGAAGATCTGTCACCGGATTCTGCATTCTACTTGGTAAATCCTTGATCTCGTGGCGCTCAAAGAAGCAAAACACAGTGTCTCGCTCCTCTACTGAAGCATTGCATCTCTGACCTGTGAAATCCAATGGTTGACATATCTGTTTTCTGATTTTCGCATTTAATTTTCTGCTCCTGCCTCAGTATATTGTGATAGCAAATCTGCTATATATTTGGCGCATGATCCTACGTTTCAGAAGCGCAACAAACACATAGAGTTAGACTGCCACGTTATCAGAGAAAAACTATAACCCAAACTCATTCATCTTCTATTGGTTCCTACTGCATCCCAACTAGCATATGTTTTTACCAAACCTCTGCATTCTCCTCTATTCAATTCTTTTTTGTCCAAGTTAGGACTTTGTACGATACACACTCCAACTTGTGGGGAGGTATCAAGATAACTAATATAGTTAGTTACCTTATTCAGTTAGGTTGTTAGCAATAAGTTACCCTTTTGCCCTTTTTGTACTTTGTATATATTAGAAGCTGTACACTATTGGTCAAGATGAGATCATGCAAATGTTCTTTACTTTACACGTGTTTCGTTTTCTCCCTTAACTATGCAATTATCTCAACCTCAAtacattataatgtttttgatatcgttttatgctactattttatgttccacttttatctaatcttatttttatatattaaatagaaagttgttatccaaatatgatgaatttcgTTGTTAattgataacgcataaatgaataaatacaaagttatgttatcgtctatatgtgtatgtatagttcaataaatttttgtaaaaaaccgaaccaaccgaaccaatccaaaccacattggtttggttcgattttatttctaaaaataaaccgaaccaaaccgaaccgcattttttttcaattgcggttcagatgattttttaAGTCAAAACCGcctaaaccgcaccgcgaacacccctagcaACAGGGACCAAAATTGTGGATGAAAAATTTTAATAGGACaattctttaaagaaaatggaactaaaaacaaaatcaacaatatttagagggaccaaaaagttcccTATATTTAACTACAAATTACTTTAATTTAGTAATATATCCAATCGTTCATCTAACTGTTCGCCCCGCAAATATTCTGTATTTCTTACAGTAGTCATAATACTCCATTAGACGCATTGTTATTTCATATATGGAACCATCTATTTATATACATATTTCTAATTAATCAAAAGTGTAGTTAATTAATTTGAGTTCATCATCTTGTCATGTTGCATATCGATTTCTTACACGCTCAATTAAGTGTAACGTATACGCTATCATTTAGATATATACAGTATATGATTCTTTTAGTTTGAGTAGTATTTATACGTATCCTATATCGCCACCAATACATGTACTATACTTATTATTTTTCATCAATGGCAAAGCAAACTTCACCAATCATCACACTTCTCTCTTTGCTTATTCTCCTTTTCACGATATCAATAACCACAGGTACTATTATTTGCTACATTTTGATCTGAGTTAATATTAATACACCTAAACATTACTAAAATGAGTTAAATATGGGGAACACAATGTCAATTCAATTAATGCAAACTTTAATGATGAATTTGTAGAAGGAACTAAGAAGACGTCATATGGGGTACACAATGTGAATGACTACCACTATAGAAAATTGTTTGTATTTGGAGACTCCTATGCTGACACAGGAAACTTTTTAAACTCGCCATCTTATAAACCTCCCTATGGAATCACATTTCCTCGTCAACCATCTGGAAGATTCTCCGATGGTCGTGTTCTCACCGATTATATTGGTAAGTCTCTCATACTCACTTATGCATTAACAAATATTGATCGTGTTCTTTGTCTTTTATTATAATATCTCTTTACTCATATATATTGGTTGATGTTCTAACAAACACGCATTTATTTTACTTTGAAATATACAAACAGCTTCCACTCTGAATATAAAATCTCCTGCACCATATTCATTGAGAAATTCATCTGATCTTCAATTCGGTATAAACTTTGCCTACGGAGGAACTGGTGTTTTTAATACATTTCTTAAAGGACCGAACATGACTACCCAAATCGACACATTTGAAGAGTTAATCAAACAAAAGATATATACTAAATCCGACATTGATTCCTCAGTTgcccttgtcagttttgctggtAACGACTATTTTCCATATTTGTTTAAAGATGGGATAAACATCAAGGTAAATGATTTTACTTACTGATGATCACTAACTATTTTTTAATTGTATGTATTATAAATGAtaaattctattatatatatgttgcagGAAATATTAGTATTCGGCGCTTCACTCATAAAACAGTTGTCAATAAATCTTAAACGCATCCATAGCGTCGGAATAAATAAAATAGCAATTGGATTATTAGAGCCTGTTGGGTGTTTGCCGGTAATAACTAAAACATATGATAAGTGCCATGCCGTTATTAACTTGCTCGTCATGAAGCACAACGAAGTGTTACTCCAAGCTGTGCAAGATCTGaacaaagaaaatgaatcagTTTTTGTGACACTAGACCTCTACAAATCTTTTCTCTCCGTAATTGAAACAATGCAGAAAAACTCAACCGTGGGGAATGTGTTGCGACCGTGTTGTGTTCCAGAGAGTTCAATTTATCGGTGCGGAAGTGTAGATGAGAGAGGACAAAAGAAGTATAGTTTATGTGATAATCCGGAGCTTTCATTCTTTTGGGACGATATTCATCCTACTCAAAATGGCTGGGATGCTGTTTACAAGATGGTGCAAGCTTCTCTGTCCCTATAATTTGAAGAGAAAAGCCATTTATAAATATTGTCCTTGGCTTTCAAAAACACCAATTACATGGTGCCTGAGTTATTAAGTAAAGAATAAGGCTAGCTAATGCcattaagataaataaataagttcctttcatgaaaaataaataaataagttcatttcatgatcaatatttgaatttgatgttttcacattcttcttcttaaTTACTAGTATATTctaattaggggtggaaataggctgggccgagctaggcttttcCAAGCCTGGGCCTGGCCTATCAAAAAAACggaagcctaagtctggcctgtagcCTGTCGTAAGCTTATTTTTAGGTCTGAGTCTAGCCTTTTCGAAAGTCTGATTGGCCTGTTAGCCTACATATATAAAAGCCTATttattttagacatatgtaaataagcatttgaaataatgtttaaatagactaactaactaaaaaagtaagagactaaaaatttgtttgcattggcTTATTTTAACTTACATATTAACATTAATTCtgtgagactatttgtttaagagaacttattaaaacaatgttcatcacatttttcatcttattttcacaaggtgTTCAAGATAATCAAATtttattgatgtattttaatttaaagtataaaacataacataatgatattaaaaaattattcatatttatttaaataggttggcCTTATAGGCTTAAAATGCTTTGTTTAGGGCCTGAGGActagcctttttaactatataggcttataaaaaagcataGGTCTTCTCTATTTAAAAAAACGTGTGGCCTGGCGTGAGCCTATATtggctagcctgtaggcccctgttatcggcctgaCCTATTTCCACCTGTAATTCTAATTCAATCCCATTATATCCCATATTGGAATTGGATCCTCTTCAATTTTCTCTCTCTCATGTGCAATTATGAACTattaaattaatctaattaatctaATGGTTGACAACAAAGAGGAAAAATATCATTTAAAGAAGATagagaaaattaattattataatgttATGTGATTAAAAACTAATTATTGTAATTAATTCTTTAGTTACAACATTTGCTCCGTgtgtatttttatatattataactattattgtttttaattagaaaatatataatgataaattaactaagtagtttttttttcactaaaaagatattcattcaaattgaaaaatacatATCATTATAAATTCAAGATTGCTAAAAATTGAAATAGGTGAATCTCCAATCAATCTTGCAGCACATAGGTTAATAgcatacaacgacaacatgaaagtgcgtacaaatatgacaaaataaatgTCATCAGAATATTCATACTTATGAATCTGCAACATTTGGCGCCCAAGTATTCCTCAGATCTGCAATGTTTTGAAGTAAATGTGTCAATCTGAACCAACAAATaccgtactaagacgggaaaaccaacaaacattgcacaagacgatgaaaacttaaaaacacacaaaagaaaaAGCAAATCTATATGAATaaccacttatttaaataaaaaaacggtTTAAACCACCCCTACGATGGaagaatgaaaagagagaaaagtttAGAGGAGAGGAGAAGTTTTATTTGCCAATTAAATCATATAATTAACTAATTAGTTATGatttatgataaataaaaaaattcaatgtaTAAGTTATATGTTTCAACGGTTTCTAAATGactcatttttaaattaaatagctTTAAAGATTTAAGTTTTGAAAAAATAGTAGTcgatatattgattttttttcatttttatgttgacaatatgaaaaaaaaaaagac harbors:
- the LOC131624826 gene encoding GDSL esterase/lipase At5g03610-like — its product is MAKQTSPIITLLSLLILLFTISITTEGTKKTSYGVHNVNDYHYRKLFVFGDSYADTGNFLNSPSYKPPYGITFPRQPSGRFSDGRVLTDYIASTLNIKSPAPYSLRNSSDLQFGINFAYGGTGVFNTFLKGPNMTTQIDTFEELIKQKIYTKSDIDSSVALVSFAGNDYFPYLFKDGINIKEILVFGASLIKQLSINLKRIHSVGINKIAIGLLEPVGCLPVITKTYDKCHAVINLLVMKHNEVLLQAVQDLNKENESVFVTLDLYKSFLSVIETMQKNSTVGNVLRPCCVPESSIYRCGSVDERGQKKYSLCDNPELSFFWDDIHPTQNGWDAVYKMVQASLSL